CGTTATATTGCCCATAACTGGTAGCAACACACATCACAAAGAGCATCGCCACCCAAAACATTCTTTTCATAAGGTGCATCTCCTATTTTACCCTATATTTTTGTTTAACTTAAAGCTTATGGAATAGCGTCCATTTTTTAAATGTTAGCATATTTCTGTGTAATTTTCAAGGAATTTGTACATTCACACTCCGAGCTCTCCTCGCCGTTCATTAACCCGACGCTCATATCTCTTCGTACCACAACCCTTCTCATTTAAACCCTGCTTCCATCCTGTCTATGTCCAACACCTTTTGATTGATTCTCCTGTTGCTTAGATGTAGCAAATTCCGTGCCAATTTGAACAATACCATACTGACGCGGTTCTCTACAAAATACAGAGAATGCACTGCACAAAATGGGGCATTCTTTAGACTCGGTTGCACGAAATGGGGCGCACTTGATAACGAGTTTTCAACGTAGAAGCGCGAAGTTGTAAATTATAGATTTCCCTGTAAACTTTTTTGTCATGTTGAGCGTTTAGGTTTTCAGGGTGTCGAACTCACGTTGTAAAACTTAGGATTTTGACTTTTTCTAAAATTATGCACCCTTTTTAGTGTGAGATCGCGTCATTAACAGTTAAATGGAAGTTATCGGATTGGATTCAGTAATTTTTTTGAAACTTTTTTTCTTTTATGGTGTCTAATGCAAATGAGGATGTAAACTTACAGATTAAGGGAGAAGATCAGGAGGAAATCAGAATGAAACGTACACATTTCTATTGGCTTACTTTTCTGGTGGTACTTCTATTCGTTGGCATAAGTATGGTAAGCATGGCTGAAGATGCGGTTGTCTTGAAAATAGAGATTTCCGATGTTGTCAGTAACGCCGATGCGCGGCAGATTCGGCGATTGTTGGAACCGTGGGCAGATCCAAAGGACGTTACTTTCAGTACACCTGTTGACAAACATGGCAGAAAGCGGCATTTCACGACTGTCGTGGAAATCAAAGCGAGACAAGGTGTCACCAAGTACAGCGAAACACATACGTTTGATGTGTATAACATCATGCGGCAGCTTAACGATTCGCGCTTCCGGGGCCGCCATGGGCTCGGGGGTGCCCGTGTCCTTAAAACCGATGCGACTATCCGCGGCAACATGTTTGCACACCCCGGCTTCGCTCGGAGTTATATCCGAAACGTTCCGTCATGGCGACGCTGGCGGCCGGAGACCTCTAATATCATGCATGCGTTGACTACAGAAAACCAAGGACAGAATTTCGTTTTCGACGCGAACCCTGAGTTCGATCAGATGCGGACAGATGTTGGAACGACTGGTAAACCGGTTGAAGTACGAGGTACAGTCACCGGATTTGACGGTCCCTATCCAATTATATCGGTGCAGAAATACGATGTCGGCTATCACCTGAAGAACAACGCATCTGAAACGGGAGAGGAAGCCAAGGAAAAGCCGACTTACGACTATCTTGAAAATCGGTAACGATTCCCTTTATGCCTGATAGCCACCGGTATTAAATAAGACGACGCGTTCGGATGGATCAATCATTTCGTTGGCGGCGAGTTGTTTGAGTGCAGCGACGGTTGCTGCACCTTCGGGACATGTCAAGAGTCCTTCGGTGGTAGGCAGCAGTTGCATTGCCTCACGGATAGCATCGTCCGTGACGGCAATTGCGGCACCGTTGCTTTTACGAATCGCCTCTAAAATGAGGAAATCACCAATCGCTTGTGGTACGCGCAAACCGCTTGCAACGGTCTGTGCGTCCTGCCATGGTGTTGCTTCAGTCGCTCCTTCTTCCCACGCTTTCACAATCGGCGCGCAACCTGTGGATTGTACCGCGATAAAACGCGGTCTCTTTTCGCCGATCCACCCGATCGCCTCTAACTCTGCGAAACCTTTCCACATCCCGACAATACCCGTACCACCCCCAGTAGGGTAGATGATGACATCTGGGAGTTCCCAAGCAAACTGCTCCGCAAGTTCAAACCCCATCGTCTTTTTGCCTTCCACGCGGTACGGTTCTTTGAGCGTTGACACGTCAAACCATCCTTCATCGGTCTTCCGTTCCGCGACAATTCTGCCAGCATCGTTGATCAAGCCATCAATCAACGTGACATTTGCGCCCGCGAGTTGACACGTCTCTTTGTTGAAAGCGGGTGTATCCTGTGGCATAAAGATATGTGCAGTCATACCTGCGGCGGCGGCATAAACCGCGAGAGCTGTAGCGGCATTGCCTGCAGACGGGATCGCCAGTTGCGTCAATCCGAGGGATTTCGCCTTGGATACTGCCATTGCTAAGCCGCGCGCCTTGAAACTACCCGTGGGCAATCGCGACTCGTCTTTCACCCATACCTCCGTGAGACCAAACTTTGCCCCCAACCTTTTCGCGTGGATGAGCGGTGTCATTGTCTCGCCGAGCGTTACTATGTTCTTGGAGTCGGTTATAGGTAGGAGTTCTCTATAACGCCAGAGTGATGGAGGTCTTGACAGCAGGGCATTGTGGGTCCATGTCCGTGATAGTTGTTCAAGGGCGTAACGGGCAAGTAACGGTTTCCCGCAAGCCGTACAGACGTTCTGCGGTGCTGCGTGGGAATAGGTTTCACCACACTTGCTACATTCAAGGTGCTGGAGATAGTTTTGCATATTTTTACTTAACAGCGTAGAACGGAAGGCGGATTTTTTGTAACCCTATACGACTGAAACAAAAACGGCCACCGCAGAATTTTTTTTCTTTGACTGGGTGTCATTCCTGACAAATCCTTAACGAGCAAGATTATAGCCAAGCACGTGAGAACAACGAAACCGATAATTTTTAAAACTTCCATTTAGCATCTCCTTTTGAAAAATACCTGCCGACCGTTTTGCTTAGGCGTGTGCAAGCAATCTGAGAAGGATGGCTTTCATGCTATGGAGCCGGTTTTCGGACTGCTCAAAGATAATTGAACGTTCATCGTTGACGAGTTCGCCTGTGATTTCATATCCGTGATGCGCGGGAAGGCAGTGCATAATCTTGCCCGCGTATCCTTTCAGCAGCTCGGCGTTCAATTGATACGGCATCATCTTTTTTAACCGACGCTCCCGTTCTTCTGCGAAAGTAGGATCCGTGAAAAATTCCATGTCTACCCACGTATCGGTATAAACGATATCGCTTTCGGCGACAACGCTTTCCAGAGCACTACCGACATTGATACTTCGCGTATCCAGCACTTTATAAAGACCTTTCCGAGCGGCTGCATCCCACAATTCTTTATCAACAGCAGCGGGGTTCACCTCCGGCGCGACGACAGTCACCTCAATGCCGACCTTCATACCGGCGGCAATCAGCGAATTACAGACGTTGTTATGCACACCGATGAAACACAATTTGACCCCTTCCAGTCTACCGAGGTGTTCCTGTATCGTCATAAGATCGCCCAATGCTTGCGTCGGATGATATTTATCGCAACAGCCGTTAATGACCGGTACTGTTGCGGCAGTGGTGGCTTCAACGAATTCAGCGTGCTTCAAGAAGCGAGCCAAGATAATATCGACATAAGCAGAGAGGACGCGCATTTCATCGCCGAGGTCGGCTAATGCGAAGTTTGTCGTGCGCCAGTCGAGGTAGTGGGCGTGTCCACCGAGTTGTGTAATACCGATCTCGCCTGCACAGCGCGTGCGCGTGGAGGTTTTTTGGAAAAGCAGGCAGAGGCTCTTTCCACCTACAGCGTGTCTATATTTTTCGGGATATTTTTTTATATTTAGACTGTCTTCGACTGTCTCAAGAATATCTATTTCTGACCAAGGATTTAGTGTAATTAGGTGCATAATTACCTCCACAGTGAGTCTTTGAACACTCACACGCGGTTTCTTTTTGGTTGCAAATCAGGCAATTGTGTCATACAGTGGTAAATAAGAAAGCATAATTATACCTAACTTTTAAAGGAATGTCAAATGTTTTCTGCGTGCAGCGAATGGGTTTCACTGTCTGTTCCACGGAATTTCAACACCCAACTCATCCGCGAGCTGCTCAAGTGCTTGCAACGGTTCCTTGTGAAGTGGAATCCCGTTTTCAAGGCGTTCTTGCGTCAATTCCGACTCAATCTCGCCGGGTAAGGTAACGCGCGTAAAGCCGGCGCGTGGCATCGCTTGGCGTGTCATCCGAATTTGCCGATCAATTTCAGCCTGGAACTCTGAAACAGTGGTGAAACTGGCGATGTTAATTGCAAAGAAAAAGTGCGACGATACGCGCTTTTCCAGCGGCGCGTCTCCGGGCTGAAACCGTTTGTTAATGCCCATCAATCCACCGCTCAACGGACCGCACAAAACATCCATAACGATTGCGAGCGCAGAACCTTTCGGACCTGCAGCAGGTAAGATAACCGCGACTTGCCCCGGATCATCGGTTTCGTTACCGTCCGCGTCGAGTGCCCATCCCAACGGGATTTTCTCTTGGTATAACCTCGCAGTACCGATCCGCCCAGCGGCAGCAGCACCGCACGCCATATCTAACACAATCGGCGGTTCTTCACCAGCAGGGATAGCATAAGAAAACGCATTATTGCCGATCGAGACGCTCCTCGCACCGAAGACGGCGGTATTCACACCGAGTCCGTTGGTCGTCGCGAAACCGATCATATCGTGCGGAAGGGCGCGCATGGCGTGGCTTGAGGCAGCTCCGAAGTGGTTGCTATTCCGAACAATCGCCACACCCATCGAGGCGGACTTCGCCTTTTCGATAGCGATATTCATTGCCCGAATACTCACGAGATGCCCCAACCCGCGGTCGCCATCCAATAGAACAGAGGCAGGGTTATCCGCAAGCGTCTGGAGTTGTGGATTGGGATTAATGTTCCCGCTGATGATACCCCGGACATAACCGGGCACGCCGCGTGTCGCGTGTGAGTGAACGCCACGTAAGTCCATAAGGACCTGCATTTCCGCAATGGTATCCGCATCGGATTGCGCAACGCCAACTTTCTGGTAAAGCGCGCTACAGACGCTCTGCAACGCTGTTGCGTTCACAATTCGTTCTTGTTCGTGTCGATTCATGGTTATAGCCTCCTATCACGATTTTAGTGCTATCATCTTAGCAAACCCGTTTTAAAAAAGCAAATTTC
This window of the Candidatus Poribacteria bacterium genome carries:
- a CDS encoding threonine synthase, whose amino-acid sequence is MQNYLQHLECSKCGETYSHAAPQNVCTACGKPLLARYALEQLSRTWTHNALLSRPPSLWRYRELLPITDSKNIVTLGETMTPLIHAKRLGAKFGLTEVWVKDESRLPTGSFKARGLAMAVSKAKSLGLTQLAIPSAGNAATALAVYAAAAGMTAHIFMPQDTPAFNKETCQLAGANVTLIDGLINDAGRIVAERKTDEGWFDVSTLKEPYRVEGKKTMGFELAEQFAWELPDVIIYPTGGGTGIVGMWKGFAELEAIGWIGEKRPRFIAVQSTGCAPIVKAWEEGATEATPWQDAQTVASGLRVPQAIGDFLILEAIRKSNGAAIAVTDDAIREAMQLLPTTEGLLTCPEGAATVAALKQLAANEMIDPSERVVLFNTGGYQA
- a CDS encoding ornithine carbamoyltransferase (catalyzes the formation of L-citrulline from carbamoyl phosphate and L-ornithine in arginine biosynthesis and degradation), whose amino-acid sequence is MHLITLNPWSEIDILETVEDSLNIKKYPEKYRHAVGGKSLCLLFQKTSTRTRCAGEIGITQLGGHAHYLDWRTTNFALADLGDEMRVLSAYVDIILARFLKHAEFVEATTAATVPVINGCCDKYHPTQALGDLMTIQEHLGRLEGVKLCFIGVHNNVCNSLIAAGMKVGIEVTVVAPEVNPAAVDKELWDAAARKGLYKVLDTRSINVGSALESVVAESDIVYTDTWVDMEFFTDPTFAEERERRLKKMMPYQLNAELLKGYAGKIMHCLPAHHGYEITGELVNDERSIIFEQSENRLHSMKAILLRLLAHA
- a CDS encoding Ldh family oxidoreductase — encoded protein: MNRHEQERIVNATALQSVCSALYQKVGVAQSDADTIAEMQVLMDLRGVHSHATRGVPGYVRGIISGNINPNPQLQTLADNPASVLLDGDRGLGHLVSIRAMNIAIEKAKSASMGVAIVRNSNHFGAASSHAMRALPHDMIGFATTNGLGVNTAVFGARSVSIGNNAFSYAIPAGEEPPIVLDMACGAAAAGRIGTARLYQEKIPLGWALDADGNETDDPGQVAVILPAAGPKGSALAIVMDVLCGPLSGGLMGINKRFQPGDAPLEKRVSSHFFFAINIASFTTVSEFQAEIDRQIRMTRQAMPRAGFTRVTLPGEIESELTQERLENGIPLHKEPLQALEQLADELGVEIPWNRQ